A window of the Bacillus sp. E(2018) genome harbors these coding sequences:
- a CDS encoding Na+/H+ antiporter NhaC family protein codes for MEFENSIYSLIPPVLAILMVVLTRRVLVSLGAGIIAGALLLHDFSIGATLKEIGTIVKGHFISDGALNEWNVYILLFLLILGMMTSIISLAGGSRAFGEWAISRVKTRRGAQVLTVVFGLIIFIDDYFNSLAVGNVSRPITDRHRISRAKLAYYLDSTAAPVCVISPVSSWGAYIIGIIGTIFATHEITNMSAFSAFIQIIPMNFYAVFALILVFFVAYFQLDFGPMKKHEETALATGEVIAPDKKAAIGEGIKLEESDKGKVGDLVWPIVILIASTVGFMIYTGIQNVKGLEEPTAITLLSIFENTDVPKSLVYGGLLGLASAILFFLPKKMGAASLGKGLGRGIQSMIGAVTILLFAWTIISIIDSLGTGTYLAGLVDQHMNVAYLPFVLFVLSGLMAFATGTSWGTFGVMLPIAAEISASTNIELMLPVLAAVLAGSVFGDHCSPISDTTILSSTGAGSHHIDHVMTQLPYSLVAAGVSAIGYLALGLTESVWIGLLASAVIFILALFIIKKVSSHNSMSDQSFNA; via the coding sequence ATGGAATTTGAGAATTCAATTTATTCATTAATACCACCCGTTTTGGCAATCTTAATGGTTGTTTTAACGCGAAGAGTGTTAGTTTCATTAGGAGCTGGGATCATAGCGGGAGCCCTGTTGCTTCACGATTTTAGTATTGGGGCAACACTGAAAGAGATTGGTACGATTGTAAAAGGGCACTTTATTTCAGATGGTGCACTAAATGAGTGGAATGTGTATATTCTTCTATTCTTATTGATTTTAGGAATGATGACGAGCATTATCTCTTTAGCAGGAGGAAGCCGCGCTTTTGGAGAGTGGGCGATCTCTAGAGTAAAAACAAGAAGAGGCGCACAGGTTTTGACCGTTGTGTTCGGACTCATCATTTTTATCGATGATTACTTTAACTCACTAGCTGTTGGAAATGTAAGTAGACCCATCACAGACCGACATCGAATCTCACGTGCTAAACTCGCTTATTATCTCGATTCAACGGCTGCCCCAGTATGTGTGATCTCACCTGTTTCAAGTTGGGGAGCGTACATTATCGGTATTATTGGAACAATTTTTGCTACACATGAGATTACAAATATGTCTGCGTTTAGTGCATTCATTCAAATCATTCCTATGAATTTTTATGCAGTATTTGCCTTGATCCTTGTATTTTTCGTTGCGTATTTTCAACTTGATTTTGGACCAATGAAAAAACACGAAGAAACAGCTCTTGCTACAGGTGAAGTGATTGCTCCAGATAAAAAAGCAGCAATCGGAGAGGGGATTAAGCTCGAAGAAAGTGACAAAGGAAAAGTGGGAGACCTTGTTTGGCCAATCGTGATTTTGATTGCTTCAACGGTCGGATTTATGATCTATACAGGTATTCAAAATGTAAAGGGACTAGAAGAACCAACGGCCATTACACTTTTATCTATTTTTGAAAATACAGATGTACCAAAATCATTAGTATATGGAGGATTGCTTGGTTTAGCTTCAGCTATACTGTTCTTCCTTCCAAAGAAGATGGGTGCTGCATCATTGGGCAAAGGACTGGGACGCGGTATTCAGTCTATGATCGGTGCTGTTACAATTTTGCTTTTTGCTTGGACGATCATCTCTATCATCGATAGCTTAGGAACAGGAACCTATCTTGCTGGATTAGTTGATCAGCATATGAATGTAGCTTATCTGCCATTTGTTCTTTTTGTATTATCGGGGTTAATGGCTTTTGCGACAGGAACTTCGTGGGGGACGTTTGGTGTCATGCTTCCGATCGCAGCTGAAATTTCAGCATCAACGAATATTGAGTTAATGCTTCCAGTTCTTGCTGCAGTACTTGCGGGCTCTGTATTTGGTGACCATTGTTCTCCAATATCAGATACTACAATCCTTTCTTCAACAGGAGCAGGAAGTCATCACATCGATCACGTCATGACCCAGCTTCCTTACAGCCTAGTGGCAGCTGGAGTGTCGGCTATAGGGTATCTAGCACTCGGATTAACAGAAAGTGTTTGGATAGGCCTTCTTGCATCTGCGGTTATCTTTATACTCGCACTTTTCATCATAAAAAAAGTGTCTAGTCATAATAGCATGAGTGATCAATCTTTCAACGCTTAA